The Gammaproteobacteria bacterium genomic interval AAACTGCACCTAAAGATGGCCCGCGACTGTGGGCCGACATGATCCGCCGAAAACCGGGAGGTCAGGCAATGAAAAGGCAAGAGCCAAAATCAGTTATTAACTTCACGCAGAAATGGGTCGAAAACGTCCCGGCGCCCCCGGCAGGAAAGCAGGCTGATTATTACGACACAAAAACCCTTGGCAAAGGGCGCCGGTTCGGGCTGAGGGTCAGTTACCGGGGCACAAAATGTTGGGGCATTTTTTATCAGCATCAGGGACGCACCCGGCGACTCAGTGTTGGGCATTGGCCCCCGCTTTCACTCGCTGACGCCCGCCGCGAGGCCGACAAGCAACTGACCGCGATCCTATTACAGCAAGATCCCGCCGCCGAGCGACACGGCCCGACAGTGGATCAGCTTGCCCGGCTTTACATTGAAAAACACGCCAAACGCCACAAGCGATCGTGGAAACGTGATCAGGAAATAATTGACAGGGACGTGCTGCCGCATTGGGGCCGCCGCAAGGTTCGGGACATTAAACGCCGGCACGTTTGCGAGCTGACTGATCGAGTGGTGGATCGCAAAGCGCCCATCGCAGCTAACAGGCTTTTCTCGCTACTCAGCAAATTGTTTTCCTTTGCCGTCGAGCGCGATCTGCTAGAGCATAACCCGTGCAACGGTGCCAAAAAGCCGACTAAAGAAACGGCCCGCGATCGCGCGCTTGTCAAAAATGAGATCAAAACATTCTGGCACGGCTTGGCGCTAACCAATATCAGCGAGCCGTTGCAGCTTTGCCTGAAATTGCTTTTAGTGACCGGGCAACGTAAGGGCGAGCTTTCGCAAGCAACCAAAGCCGAGGTAAATCTTGACGGGGCTGAATGGCTGATCCCAAAGGAGCGGGCGAAAAATTCCAAACAACATTTTGTGCCGCTCAGCCCGCTCGCCGTTTCACTCTTTACGGCGGCGTTTGAATTGTCGGGCGAAAGCACTTTTGTTTTCCCGTCGCCGACAGCAAACGACAGGCCGATCTTGCCGTCCACCGTTAACAATACGGTAAAGCGCAATTTGGAAAAGATAGGGTTAGAGCCTTGGACGCC includes:
- a CDS encoding tyrosine-type recombinase/integrase → MKRQEPKSVINFTQKWVENVPAPPAGKQADYYDTKTLGKGRRFGLRVSYRGTKCWGIFYQHQGRTRRLSVGHWPPLSLADARREADKQLTAILLQQDPAAERHGPTVDQLARLYIEKHAKRHKRSWKRDQEIIDRDVLPHWGRRKVRDIKRRHVCELTDRVVDRKAPIAANRLFSLLSKLFSFAVERDLLEHNPCNGAKKPTKETARDRALVKNEIKTFWHGLALTNISEPLQLCLKLLLVTGQRKGELSQATKAEVNLDGAEWLIPKERAKNSKQHFVPLSPLAVSLFTAAFELSGESTFVFPSPTANDRPILPSTVNNTVKRNLEKIGLEPWTPHDLRRSCSTGMAELAIPREVRDKVFNHAEQGIDPIYTRYDFADEKRAALNKWGRQVEAIVSGETAAVIALR